A segment of the Myxocyprinus asiaticus isolate MX2 ecotype Aquarium Trade chromosome 10, UBuf_Myxa_2, whole genome shotgun sequence genome:
GCCATCAAGGAGAAAAACTATATCCCGTTTGTAAATTCCTGTATCAAGCAAGTttccaagaaaagaaaaaaaggatatTGGAATATATCTTTCTCATTCAATGTATAAATTGAACTGTAAAGGCTTTCAAAGTGTGCAAGAGCTACACTGTTGTAGAGTGTCTGGAGAGAAATATGTAAACAAAGCAAAGAAAATCAGTGACATCGACtcctcaaaaattattttgtgggtCAGGATGTGAATAGTGTTACATTAGTGAAAGCAAGTGAAATGTAGTAAAAAAATATTCCCATGGAATGAACATCTTTTCTGTGCAAAAGATGACAACTTAAGACATGGAAGAAATCCAAGACAGAAAGATTAAAGGAAATCATTTTAAATTCAGGCCATCCTGAAACAGcaacctacagtatatatatatatatatatatatatatatatatatatatatatatatatagcaacttCCATAACAATTATGAAAACACTTGGACATAAACTTTACTGTGTATTCTTGCAAGAAACATAAAGACTGTCAACGGTTTCTTCAGTAACCCCATCAAAAGGGAAAGGTATTGAGGCACTTGAAATATATATTGAATTCAGGCCAGAATGAAAACAGTAACATATACATAGCAATTCCTGTAACAGTTCTGACAATATATTAACTAAAACAGGAATCATTGTTTTTAAAGTTTGCACTTTAAAATGAAATGATTCTCTAGGCACTATTTGGGGTTCCTCAGATTCTCTGAGGAATGGCAGAACCCACTGAAGAACCTTTATGCACCTTTTAAGTTCTCAGAGAAACTTTTAGTTCCTGCAGCAACTCTTAAGATTCTGTAAATGGTTCCTTTAGAATCTTCTTCTATGCACTTgaaatatttttatgttaataGAGATTCTCCAGTGGGTCTCTGAGGAACACCAAATGGTGCATTTAGAATGTTTTAGTTTTTACAGTGTGCTTATAGATTGCTTATTGTGAAAGCACTTACCTGATGAGTCTGGAACTCCTGTGTTTGAAATTTCTCCAGATTCTTTTGTGATGTTCTTGAGTGTTGAAACTAGTTGTGGCTCAAATAAAGGAAGGTCATCAAATCTAGTGATATAGTGTGTCAATTGGGATTTATGTGAAATTGTTTTCAGTTCAATTGGATCTGCATTTTCCACACCAATGCTCATTGTCATTATTCCAAGATCTTTAAGGGCCATGGCAGGTCCTCTTACTTCATCATTAGATGGCCTACTATTCAACAAAATTAGTACTTGAGGAATACCATGAAGTCGTCTACTCCCAGAAGAAGAAGTAAAAACCTGGTGCCTCACAAACTGGAGGGCTGCTCCAGTGTTAGCAACTTTTCCACCTTTGTGTTTCAGAAATTTTATGGCATTTACAACCTCTGCCTTTGTTGAGTAAGTTTTGAGATAGAAGTCAACCTCTGGATTGTCACTGTACTGAACCACAGATACTCTGTATTTGCTCTCCTCCACATTAAGTTTCTCAACAACACTTTGAACAAAATCACATACTGCATGGAATCCACTTTTAGTACCATCAGAACCATCCAATAGGAACACAACATCTTTTGCTATGTCTTTGGAATCAACTAAGATACAGTACAACAATGAGAAATATTTAGAAACAGAATAGCATAGCCACTGAAAACCCAAAGAGCCATCAAATATGGTTGCCTGTGTAAGCATATCGACCAAAgcaacataaaaagaaaaaaattcttacCTTGCTGTAGAATGATATTCAGGTCTGCCTTTGGAAGACTCACATAGTTCTTAAGCTTTTGTTCCACTGTGTTGAGCATGCTGAATTCCTTCACATTGAAAGCAAATGATGGATTGTGAGAAATGTCCTCAATCTGTTTAGGGTCTGCATTTCTTACTCCGACACCAAAAGGCACCACTCCATCAGTCTTTAGGGCAACTGCAGGTTCCCTGACACTATCTCTTGATCTCCCTCCAGTCAAAACAATCAAAAACTGAGGGACATTTTGGGCAGCTCGACTGCCATATTCTGGTGATAAGATGttgtttttcatgaaagtcagggcAGCACCAGTGTTCAGACTTCTACCACCAGCCAGACTGAGTCCATTTACAGCCCTTAGCACCTCTTCTTTGGTTTGGTAAGTGTTCAGGTAGAAGCTAGGGCTTGGTCTCTCACTATGCTGGACCACAGCAACTCGCACTTTATCAACTCCTATGTCAAGAGGCTCAATGACTTTGGAAATGAAGTCACGGATATAGGGGAAGTCACTTCTGACATTATCAGAGCCATCAATCAAGAATGCAACATCCCTTTCAACGCCAGAGGGTGGTGAAACTATTTCAATATCTGTGAAatggaaaaaatacaaatattaataaaatattatacaatGCTTTAAAATCTGCAAGCTAACTAATTATATTATTTCACTtttgttttcagaaatgtacattgCAAGTGGATAAAAATAACTTATGGTGCACAAAGTAATTTTTGATTATGTTTAGGTGGCTGATACGACAGTGATCTTGctctttatactgacacctatccCTAGTAAAAACAAGTTTATGGTTCTATCTATATAAAAATAGCCTATTTGTTGACATATTGATGATTAATTTATTCAGTATCTGAAAGTGTGTAGGATGTCATAATGAATAGGGTGGTCACCATAAGAAGTGATCATCATtactctatgtagaataaaattactttttcctGGCTACTCAAATTACTAGAATCTTCCTCTTATGTgggtgtacatcattttaaacacatCTGTCAAAAGTACAGAAGTACTATTAATCTCTTTGTGTTAAACATTTAAATGGAAGAAAAATACTACTGTTGCTCACCTGAATCTATTGTATCAGTCTCCCCAACAACAGTGATAAGCGGTGTCATAATCTGGTCAACAACACTTGACAAGTCAGCAAAATTCTTTCTGTAGTATGCCAAATTTTCTACAAAAGCCACTGTTTTCAGGAAATTCTCTTCCACTTGGCCAGCTCCAACAGCAAAAGTCAAAACTTTATCTAAAGCTACACGGTCTGCAACCCTCTTGACCTCATCTTGAGATGGACCTCCTGTTATCAGCACCAGTACCTGCTGGACCCCCTGCCGCCTACGAGACCCAACTGAAGGCTGGAAGTGGTTGGCAAGGGCATATTGTAGGGCTGCACCAGTGTTCAATACACGTCCTCCCATCAGTCGCAGTTGAGCAATGCTTGAGAGCACTTCCTGTTTGGTGTTGTGAGTGTTCAAATGAAACTCTGTTCGCTGTCCCTCAGCAAACTGCATTAGGCCAATGCGCACTCGCTCAGGTCGGATGTCTAATCTGTTCACCACGCTAGAGATGAAGTCCTGCACAGGTTGCAGGTTGGCATTTCCAACATAGCTTGATCCATCCACTAAGAAGACAATGTCTCTGACAACTTTTTGGGTCTGGACTGTAGTAACATCCACAAAGGGGCCTGAAAGTTTTTACACAACCATAGTTTTGCTAAATTAGGTatctatatattatttaaatgaagattAAGAATGAATATGTTATAAGACTATATCAATAGGTGCAAATGCATAACAGAAGATACACagatttatacagtattttatttaccTGATGAGTACTTTATATGTAAGATCTATACATATACTTAATacatatcaaataataataataaaataaaaaaaaacctaaacaaatattaaaatgttttcgaACTCAAAATATTACCTGTTTCTGTTGGACCCTCTGGCACAACAACACCAGACAATGTAGAAAGAGGGGAGACAATTTCTCCAGGGTTACGCTGCAATGCCCTGAAGTCCTTAAGCATGAAAACCACACTATCATCGAAAGCTATTTGCCTGAGCTCAGCCTCATCAGCAGCCCTGGAGCCCACAGCCAAAGTCAGAACACCCATTCGACGAAGTTCTTCAGCTGGCTGTTGGACACTGTCTTTGGATTTTTTACTGGTCAGTAGCAACACAAGCTGTGGCACTCCTTCTTGAATGCGGCTCCCACTCTCAGCACTGAGCATGCTGGTCCTCACATAATTCAGGGCAGAACCAATGTTGACTTCAACCGCAGGTTTGGGTTTAATTTTGGCAAGGGCAGAAATTAGGGATTCTTTTGAACTGTATGAGTTGAGGTTGATCTCCATCCTTGGGGCAGTGGAAAACATGGCCACTCCGACCTGCACCTGATCAGGGCCGATTGGCATGGTGTCAATAAACTTTCTGATGAATTCTCGGACTGCATTGAGGAAGGTGTTACCCATACTGCTGTCAATGAGGAAAATTACATCTCTACTCCCAACAGCCAAAGCTACATGGAAAAAAAGAATCCTGTTTAGTACTTCtacaaattataacaaaaacTGAAGAATAAAACAGAAGAGTAAAGAATTAACCAGAAGATTATTTTCTAGGTATAATTAGTTACCATAAATCATCATTCTTTGATTTGAGAAGGTAATCTTATGAAAAGTTTAAATAATTGCTGCAACCTGGCctcatagtgaaaacatgactctatatacatttttgcaaaactcatTATATGTGTCTCCATGTACAAATCGCTGCAGTTTCTATTCTGTATCAAGTGACCATTTAATtccatttaaacatttaacatggttATGAATAAAATTTCTATGACCAGTTTAAAATAGAATGAATCCTGAATAGGAACATAAAATTTGTTTGACTGTTGATTCATAGGCAAGAACAGTGcactaaaaataaatttttataattaatttgcaAATAGAGCATGCATATGTTGTTTATACCCatctaaatatttttcattaaattttcattcttttttttatagaAAGACTAATATCTTCCCACCTTTGTCTCATAAGTAtgatctttatttcttttttgtatttcaaCTTttagtttattatatatatactatatatacgtagatatatatatatacacagatcagccacaacattaaaaccacctgcctaatattgtgtaggtccccctcgtgccgccaaaaacagcgccaacctgcatctcagaatagcatttcacacacaacagtctctagaatttaccccgaatggtgcaaaaaacaaaaaataatcagtgaggggcagttctgtggacggaaatgccttattgatgagaaaggtcaacagagaatggcctgactggttcgagtctacggtaactcagataactgctctgtacaattgtggtgagaagaacagcatctcagaatgcaattctgagatacaggttggtgctgttttggcagcatgagggggacctacacaatattaggcaggtgggtttaatgttgtagctgatcggtatatatatatatatatatatatatatatatatatatatatatatatatatatatatatatatataaaactccaCATTTATAGTGCTAATGTATTGCTATTGATTCCTGTTCCTCAGTTTCTCTTTGGAATCCCCCTCTTACGGTAATTACATACCTTCTGTTATTTCTGTTTCAATCACAATGTTGCGCTGGGCAACACCATTAATGTACGGTAGTATCTGGTCACCCATGCTTGCCACTGTACTGACATCAGGGGCGGACAGAACAAAGCTTTTATCTGTAGCAATAGCTTCCAGTTGGGCAGTAGTGGCAGAATCACCTACAGCAATGCCAAAGGTGTACACACTGGCCAGCTTTAGGGCCCTTTCGCCCTGACTGACATCATCAGTGGACTGCCCAGCACTGATCACCACCAGTGCCTGGGGCACCCCTTCCTCTGCCCTGCCCCCTGCATCTGAGCCCAACAGACTTTCTGCCACCTCCACCAAGGCTGCCCCCAGATTTGCCTCATCCCCACCAGGGTATTTAAGCCCCTGGATAGCACTGAGGATGTTCTCTTTGTTGTCATAGCTATTGAGATAGAATTGAATCTCAGGGTCGGCACCATAAAGTGCAAGGGCTACACGGATTGTATCCTTGCCCACGGCAAGCCCATCAATCAATCGGACAGCCAAATCACGGATGTGGGGGAAGTTGGCAGCTCCAATGCTCTCTGATCCATCAATTAAGAGTACAAGGTCAGCTGGCGCGGGGGCTTTGAAAGTAGAAATGGAGAGAGGACAGAGAGACAAACAAATCAGAATGCAAAACGTGTGGGTTAAAAAGGGGAAAGAGGGAGGGATAAGGGGGAAGGGTGCAAGCATAAAACATAATCATGGATAATTTCAATACATcataaaaacacaacataaacacataatGCTGCATGTCTGCTGAACCAAGGAAGATATAGTCCATCCCTGCATGTTCTAACTTTCTTATTTTCATACTCTCTAAATTGTGTGCAATTATGTTGTAGGGTTTTAATTTACAGCTTTTAAAGTAGAGTACTGTAATTAAGTTGTATGTGTAGTTGGGCCACTTTTAGTTGTATTTGTagtttttgtacattttctgtatGAGTTTTATGTGCTTGGGCTCATCTATAGAGGCCTTGGCAACAAAATCTTGTCATCTTCATGTGTTCAGTCAGACCATGCAGACTCATGTTACAGTACTCTGTGATAACAGCACCAGTCATGACTCTTTTGCCTCATCTTTGGACCTGTGGTATTCACAAAACCAATAATTATATTGACAGAGCatgcaaaaaacatttattttttttaattttttttttattgtttatgttcttgtaatttttcagtgaaatctGACCTTTTATTTGGTGAACATTTCAAAGATGAGAACATAAAGGTTCATCACTGTATAAATTGTGGAGAAACGATTTCTTATATGGAtacacagtgaagacagtcagcacacaaacacatataagaATCAGACACTGAGCTCTCAAGACACAAGCTGTTCAGGATCAACACACACTCAAAACCATACGTCCCTATAGTGACTTTTTGCCTTTACCACCAAAAGGTGGTCTCACCAAAATGTCAACCTTTGTCtttaaatgtcactctgatgACATATTCAAATAATTTCAGAGGATTTCAATATTTTACTGAAGGCCttgttttaaagtgaaataaatggaaaattctgtcatcatttactcatttctttatttattgctcatttgctcattgttttgtttACCATGGGACACAAAGGAAGTTTACAGAATGTCCAAGTTGCGGCTCAgaaaaaagcaatgcaaatatgatcataaaaattatttttgttgtactGTTTGTGCACTGTATCCAGGATCTTCTGAtgtgatggctttgtgtgaggaacagatacaAATTAAAGCCTTTATGCAGTGATAAGCATCTCCATCCACCATAACACTTTCAATTAAACATTCAAAATTGCGGCCTCAACAAGCATCActtcagtgatgtcaaatgccattggttcttgcatgtcatttaaacaaatgtgacatgatgtactgtatatttttaaataagaaGTGACTGCCTTCACGAAGAggaatattttcagtgaaaaatatcaatatgatagTTTAATGTAACTAAAcaatatttataagtataatgaaACATACTGTGGTCAATCATGCACGATAAATCCAAAGATCGTCAAGCCTATGATGAAATCGTCCGAACTGAGGTGAGAACTGCGTGAAAATGACAttttcggggggcctgggtagctcagcgtgtattgacgctgactaccacccctggagtcacaagttcgaatccagggcatgctgagtgactccagccacactcctaagcaaccaaattggcctggttgctagggagggtagagtcacatggggtaacctcctcgtggtcgtgattagtggttctcgctctcaattgggtgcatggtaagttgtgtgtggatcgcggagcgtagcatgagcctccacatgctgtgagtctccacggtgtcatgcacagctaaccacatgataagatgcacggattgactgtctcagaagcggaggcaactgagacttgtcctgtgccacccggattgaggtgagtaaccgtgccaccacaaggacctactaagtagtgggaattgggcattccaaattgggtagaagaaaaggggataaaataaaaaaaaataaattacattttcatgatgcaggcaaaaagttgCTACAGGGACGTATTCGTCGTGAGACTGCCCAGGCTGGGTGGTTAGCCATCATCAATAGCTGCTGATGATCTCTAAAGtgttttttaaatacacaaatcACTGACACCCTGTGATTCATATGTAAGAGAATAGCTTCCTTTTTGAAGTGGatctatgtttttgtttttatttttcaggaTGTAGTGGAGGAAGGGGCAGATAGATGAGTGAATGGATGAGACAGAAGGACAAGTGGATGGATGTTGATGGTTGTGAACTTGTGTTACACCTAAAATCCATTATCTCACATCTCTTTGAAAAAAGGTACTCAAAACAGAGAGGTGTCACAACATgcagcaaatgtttttttgttttttttgggggggtgggggggatgaATCCAGTAATGTTAACAGTGCAAGAGAATGGTTAATTGGGTTATTTCTGGGGCAGTTTTGCATGGATTACCCTTGGTCAATATTAACAGTCAGTGGCCGTTCTTGATGCTGACAGTCGCTCTCGGGACACATCTGGATTAGTGGTGCAAACTTAAAATTGAGTTATCTGttgatttttttcaaacattaggAGTTCTGATCAGCCTAAAGCACCCCACATATTTttctagttgtctctgcatggCTTCACAGTATTTAAATCAGTGACTAACTGTGGCTGTATTATTAAACTCtccattcttttaaaataaactgtAGATGTTTCTCTTGTTGTCACCATCTTGCATCTGAGATTCCACCCCAAAGCTTGTACACATAAGTGACCAGCATTTATGTAATAATATGGGATCTTCTAAAATCACCTTTTTTTACTTGTTGTTGCACACTAATACATGTTGTAATACATTggaaataaaagttttatttctTAATGTTTACATAGAGCTTTGAAAAGAATAAAGTAGTTATTGCTACAGGGACGTATTCGTCATGAGACTGCCCTGGCTGGGTGGTTAGCCATCATCAATAGCTGCTGATGATCTCTAAAGTGTTTTTTAAAGACACAAATCGCTGACACCCTGTGATTCATATGTAAGAGAATAGTTTcctttttgaaaaaagtatttattcaATCCAGTtaagtaaacatgatttttgtgacCCCTAACAAAATGCTTACATCTGAAAAGAAAGTAAAGCAGAAGTAAAAATATGCTTGCACTAAACTTACCATCCTGAGCTTCAAGTTTTGGGAATAGGCCAAACACTGTTATACCCAAGAGGGCATACAGTAACAACTGGTGTTTCCACATTGTCCACAAATGCATTGGAATAGACTGAAAAGAAAGACAAATTTGCTTTTAATATTTGTGAAAAATGCATAGTCTACAATATACATTGCTGGAGCTTTGTTAACCTCATATAGATTCCCTAAGAGGACACAAGGACCTTTTACTCACCTTCAATTGCAGTGTTTACCCAATTGACTGTTTTTCATCCACAGTTATGTCCTAACTTCTCACACTTCGATAATGTTTGGCTAATTACATTTCAACTACAGATCCATGCAAGGTACTGACTTTATTAATATTCTAAGTATAGTCctttattgtgtgtttttttttttttctcttgctaTCTCATAATACAATATATGACAACCATTCTCTGAAGTACACAgaaatgtgtatgttttttttttttaaacatataaaaattttatttttaagaggaGATGAAAAGTTTTGGCAGCACTTTGAGATCTATGTAAACTGTTTCCACCCCATGGGCAAAATCCACACAGCTGTCAGATTTCAGGATTTCTAAAGGATTTGTTCCCACATCAACTGTCCTCACTTGCCAATAAAAACCACTGTGTCCAAACTCAGAAAAACAGCTTAAGTGCTagatacacaaacaaaaaaagcagtAACACAGACTGATGTAAGAAAGCAAAATAACCCCTCCATGTTGAGCTCAGAATAACAGTGAAAGGTTCTTTTGTAAAAACTTATATCATAAATAAACAGTACTGCAGGactacaaattaaaaataaaataacatgcaaTGCTGTCGTATGATATGGTTGGTTGCCATATCATACAAGCTAATATTATCAAAAAAatggaatcttaaatattgtttatttttgtcattattgttACACAAATTAAAGTGACCAAAGCCATTCCCTCCAGACCAAGTAAAACATTTCTCTTCTTGGAACATTCAAGTTAAACATTCTGAATACATTACTGTCAGTATCCTCTGAAACATGCCattttgtaaaaattatgattttgaatcATTAATTCCACCTGATATTTTATAACTCAGAATGAATTATGAACTTCACTTATAAGTCAATTAAGCTACTCTAAATTCAGTGTGAAATGCTGTTCACAACCAGTTTGACCTTCGTAATCTGAtgcatttctgagtgaaataggATTCAAAGAGGAAAGAATTTAGAGCGGGAGTTGATTTTATCCATTAGTAATTGATTGGGTTATGAGAAGAGGGCGTTTGTTTAGTTCaggatgcagaaaaaaataaaagaaaattgtttTACATCGTCAGCACATCAGCAGAATTTAAACCATAAATTGTTAATTACAAATGGGCTGCTAAATGTGATAAATAGAATATTAAGTTCACTGTCATTTATTGTCAGGCATAGAAAAAAGTGGTTTATGGTTTAGAAATAATCCCTCTCTATCATTCTCCATCCATTCACAAGGACATTACTGCCTTTTTACGATAGCACTGGTTAGTTCCGTCACCCCAATCTAAAATAGCAAATATAAGCAAAATTAGGAAGTACACAATTAACATGTAAATCACATTTCAAAAGTTCTGCCATCAATttgcaaacaacaacaacaaaaatatttgaaattcaCAATTACAAAAAGATAGCATAATATACTCTATGGTCCTTACTACAGTAGATTCAGGAGAATCACCTCTATGGGCTGATTCTACATTGACATGCAgcatgcatcatattttatgcaTTCAAAAAAGTGAAGCTAACATTATTACTACAAAGACGTTGAATAACATGAAAACaacattgtttatttactgtgtattaacCCTTAAAGACAGTGGTTCTTGCCATGATTCAAATAGGTGAGGAGGACGATTTTAGTGAAACAACACATACATTTAGATATGTTCTTCACACAACACTATCACAAGGCTTTAGTAGACTTGAAATGTAGCGATCAAGtgatatggacaacttttatgttgcatttatgtgcatttggaGCTTCACAGTCAAAATCACAATCCTTTTATCCCTCAATCATATGTTTCACCTTAAATTTTCCTTTGATCATAGATGGCACTAAATCTCATCTCAACATTAATTGAATGGCTGTGCTCCTCTTAGTCTTGGCATTTCATCTGATCTGAATATCAAAATTTGTGAGATTTATTCTATAGGAAAAGTTTTGATGTCAAGTTATCTAAATTTGTGACACTGGAAAATAGTGGTCTGTGACATTTTGTTATGTCAGAGATTAAAAGATGTTATGCCTATTTGTTAATAAGGGGATTTGTGGACACAGTAATGTATTTAgatttttggagtttaaaagtAAGATGAACCCACTGGCATGctgtttctggttattattattgaatttaataattattataattgttgaGTTATTGAGTTATTGTTCAATAATTCCATACATTAGATGTAAATCTGAAACATCTTCAATCTTATTATAACCTAACTGAGTGGAATTCAGTCTAAATATATAATATTGCCATTATGACATCCCTTCAATAAAAATATGCACATCTAAATACACTCAtcaagaactttattaggaacactatagtcctaataaagtgcctgacgtggtcttctgctgttgtagcccatctgcctcaaggtttaacgtattgtgcattctgagatgcttttctgcttaCTACTATTATTCAgagtggttgtctgagttaccatagcatttctgtcagctcgaaccagtctggccattctccactgacatctctcatcaacaaggcatttctgtccgcagaactgccgctcacttgatgtttttggtaccattctgagtaaacactagagactgttgtgcgtgaaaatcccaggagataagcagttccaaaaatactcaaaccagcccatccagcaccaacaatcatgccatggtctaaatcactgtgatcacattttgTCTCCTATGGAATGAATTATGTGCCATTGGGATTTGAACTTGAATTTTAGGACTTGaatttgaacatgtttacttGAATTACATCAAACCTGAAATTCAAATGTATGTGGCACgaattcagataattaaattcagattaaaaaaaattaatacactGAATCAGGCTTTATATTCAAATCTGACAAAGACATCCGGGATACTCAGAAAGAGCAATTGAGCCTGTATGTAATCGATCTCcttcttgaccaatcacaacgtAGCTCACAGTTCACAGTTAGAAaagtgcctatggtgggtaagggaccatctgaaaagtccacatattgtgttaaaatgtgctaatactgtggagggtgtggtaagggactgtctgaaaagtccacaaatggtggtaaaactgtggagtttttctatataaatgttcaataagatcaaacaatgtatgaatacaatcataaagacaagtacagatgaaggaaaaaaataaacaaataaactaaatgtaaaaatatgtataaaccatccaaaatgtatacataagataaagaagacaaataattgaaaaaattaaaataaatatatttttaacatacaaATGATGAATAAGCATATAAgaaaagatatataaaaaaatatgaataaggcatattaacccccccccccccccccttaaaggaatagttcacccaaaaatgaacatttgcttataatttactcaccctcaggtcatccaagatgtatctgagtttttttcttaatcaaa
Coding sequences within it:
- the LOC127446962 gene encoding collagen alpha-3(VI) chain, translated to MHLWTMWKHQLLLYALLGITVFGLFPKLEAQDAPAPADLVLLIDGSESIGAANFPHIRDLAVRLIDGLAVGKDTIRVALALYGADPEIQFYLNSYDNKENILSAIQGLKYPGGDEANLGAALVEVAESLLGSDAGGRAEEGVPQALVVISAGQSTDDVSQGERALKLASVYTFGIAVGDSATTAQLEAIATDKSFVLSAPDVSTVASMGDQILPYINGVAQRNIVIETEITEALAVGSRDVIFLIDSSMGNTFLNAVREFIRKFIDTMPIGPDQVQVGVAMFSTAPRMEINLNSYSSKESLISALAKIKPKPAVEVNIGSALNYVRTSMLSAESGSRIQEGVPQLVLLLTSKKSKDSVQQPAEELRRMGVLTLAVGSRAADEAELRQIAFDDSVVFMLKDFRALQRNPGEIVSPLSTLSGVVVPEGPTETGPFVDVTTVQTQKVVRDIVFLVDGSSYVGNANLQPVQDFISSVVNRLDIRPERVRIGLMQFAEGQRTEFHLNTHNTKQEVLSSIAQLRLMGGRVLNTGAALQYALANHFQPSVGSRRRQGVQQVLVLITGGPSQDEVKRVADRVALDKVLTFAVGAGQVEENFLKTVAFVENLAYYRKNFADLSSVVDQIMTPLITVVGETDTIDSDIEIVSPPSGVERDVAFLIDGSDNVRSDFPYIRDFISKVIEPLDIGVDKVRVAVVQHSERPSPSFYLNTYQTKEEVLRAVNGLSLAGGRSLNTGAALTFMKNNILSPEYGSRAAQNVPQFLIVLTGGRSRDSVREPAVALKTDGVVPFGVGVRNADPKQIEDISHNPSFAFNVKEFSMLNTVEQKLKNYVSLPKADLNIILQQVDSKDIAKDVVFLLDGSDGTKSGFHAVCDFVQSVVEKLNVEESKYRVSVVQYSDNPEVDFYLKTYSTKAEVVNAIKFLKHKGGKVANTGAALQFVRHQVFTSSSGSRRLHGIPQVLILLNSRPSNDEVRGPAMALKDLGIMTMSIGVENADPIELKTISHKSQLTHYITRFDDLPLFEPQLVSTLKNITKESGEISNTGVPDSSVELDAAQRDIVFLLDGSDDTRDSFKHMCRFVQRVVDKLNIGQSSDRVSVAQYSREPQVHFYLNTHATKQDFLNSIESLQHQGGSPLNTGRALDYIKNNVFIAFSGSRMLEGVPQILVLVTGGRSQDDVRAPAAALKQDHVVPFSIGTQNADIIQLQTISYTPGHTLTVPQFDDLQTIEQKLISYIKRVPRQPRRPQPTTIAANNDSSSL